A single Brachybacterium sillae DNA region contains:
- a CDS encoding MmgE/PrpD family protein: MKQHEVRVHPSADHLPRQEQLAWRLAEVATDPVAVEPAVAEMIGNRIIDNAAVALASLTRAPIVSARAQALAHTVPTGPTASGGRGAGVMGTPWRTSPEWAAWANGVAVRELDFHDTFLAAEYSHPGDNIPPILAVAQHVGCSGADLVRGLATGYEIQVDLVRAISLHRHKIDHVAHLGPSAAAGIGTLLGLDEETIFQAIGQALHTTTATRQSRKGEISTWKAHAPAFAGKMAVEAVDRAMRGQTSPVPIYEGEDGVIAWLLDGPEARYQVPLPERGEPKRAILDTYTKEHSAEYQAQAWIDLARRLHRERPEVTDPANVSSILLRTSHHTHHVIGSGANDPQKYDPQASRETLDHSIPYIVAVALQDGTWHHVDSYTPQRAQRPDTVELWQRISTVEDPEWTRRYHSDDLAEKAFGGALEITLTSGEVIRDEIAVADAHPLGARPFARPQYEQKLRTLAQGIVEDAEIDRFLTAVVELEQLPAGELDRLTVRAADGVVDLTASPKGLF; this comes from the coding sequence ATGAAGCAGCACGAGGTCCGCGTCCACCCGTCCGCCGATCACCTGCCCCGCCAGGAGCAGCTGGCCTGGCGCCTCGCGGAGGTCGCGACCGACCCGGTCGCCGTGGAGCCCGCGGTCGCCGAGATGATCGGCAACCGGATCATCGACAACGCCGCCGTGGCGCTGGCCTCCCTCACCCGCGCGCCGATCGTCTCCGCCCGCGCCCAGGCCCTCGCGCACACCGTGCCGACGGGACCGACCGCCTCCGGTGGACGCGGCGCCGGGGTGATGGGCACCCCGTGGCGCACCTCCCCGGAGTGGGCGGCATGGGCCAACGGGGTGGCGGTGCGTGAGCTCGACTTCCACGACACCTTCCTGGCCGCCGAGTACTCCCACCCGGGGGACAACATCCCGCCGATCCTCGCCGTCGCCCAGCACGTCGGCTGCTCCGGCGCCGACCTGGTACGCGGTCTCGCCACCGGGTACGAGATCCAGGTGGATCTGGTGCGGGCGATCTCCCTGCACCGCCACAAGATCGACCACGTCGCCCATCTGGGGCCGTCGGCCGCGGCCGGGATCGGCACCCTGCTGGGTCTGGACGAGGAGACGATCTTCCAGGCGATCGGGCAGGCCCTGCACACCACCACCGCCACCCGGCAGTCCCGCAAGGGCGAGATCTCCACCTGGAAGGCCCACGCCCCCGCCTTCGCCGGGAAGATGGCGGTGGAGGCGGTGGACCGGGCGATGCGCGGCCAGACCTCCCCGGTGCCGATCTACGAGGGCGAGGACGGTGTCATCGCGTGGCTGCTCGACGGCCCCGAGGCCCGCTACCAGGTGCCGCTGCCGGAGCGCGGGGAACCCAAGCGGGCCATCCTCGACACGTACACCAAGGAGCATTCCGCCGAATACCAGGCGCAGGCGTGGATCGACCTCGCCCGTCGTCTGCACCGCGAGCGCCCGGAGGTCACCGACCCGGCGAACGTCTCCTCGATCCTGCTGCGCACCAGCCACCACACCCACCACGTGATCGGCTCCGGGGCGAACGACCCGCAGAAGTACGATCCGCAGGCCTCGCGCGAGACCCTCGACCACTCGATCCCGTACATCGTGGCGGTGGCGCTGCAGGACGGCACCTGGCATCACGTCGACTCCTACACCCCGCAGCGGGCGCAGCGGCCCGACACGGTGGAGCTGTGGCAGCGCATCAGCACCGTCGAGGACCCGGAGTGGACCCGCCGCTACCACTCGGACGACCTCGCCGAGAAGGCCTTCGGCGGCGCCCTCGAGATCACCCTCACCAGCGGGGAGGTGATCCGCGACGAGATCGCCGTGGCCGATGCCCACCCGCTGGGCGCCCGCCCCTTCGCCCGTCCGCAGTACGAGCAGAAGCTGCGCACCCTCGCCCAGGGGATCGTGGAGGACGCGGAGATC